A genome region from Microcoleus sp. bin38.metabat.b11b12b14.051 includes the following:
- a CDS encoding DUF433 domain-containing protein: MSYRDIITIEPDKRGGKPCIRRMRITVYDVLGWLASGMSITEIIDDFPELTETDIRACLEFVADRDHQFTIPEITG; the protein is encoded by the coding sequence ATGAGCTATCGCGACATCATCACCATAGAACCGGATAAGCGAGGTGGCAAGCCCTGCATTCGTCGGATGCGGATTACGGTTTACGATGTTCTTGGCTGGCTGGCTTCTGGAATGTCTATTACTGAGATTATTGACGACTTCCCAGAACTTACAGAAACAGACATTAGAGCTTGTCTAGAATTTGTAGCCGATCGCGATCATCAATTTACGATACCCGAAATCACAGGCTAA
- a CDS encoding NAD(P)/FAD-dependent oxidoreductase, whose translation MSHYDVVIVGGGPAGTTTGTLLKKYNPNLSVLILEKEKFPRDHVGESQLPQISDVLQEMGCWDKVEAADFPIKIGATYRWGTDPHPWDFNFIQPEKFKDDPRPAKFEGQRRQTAFQVDRAKYDEILLRHAEEMGCVVREETAVVKVDTDADRITALHLRSQEQITASYYIDASGHIGVLRRVLGVETHCPTRLQNIAIWDYWTNAEWADFIGVGGTRVQVMSLSHGWIWFIPLSPTRTSIGFICPAEHYKEMKKRPEEIYAEALNSEPRISKLIANATSTGKIETTKDWSFLSDKTVGENWFLVGEAAGFADPILAAGMTLAHTGARELAYTIVALEENKHEANWLKTQYDENQRRRVKQHIRFADYWYAANGQFTDLQEHSREIARDSGLNLSPEKAFQWLAQGGFTNDILGQAVIAGFDLGSMKQVMQRFSQEEVPWLLSAYNVFQLDILDAEVEFVAVYNAGQISSIKCYVKNGQRLPVTGLYGLLIDILGRTEYIEQIYRQLVLVFKERFSVQHARVALHQALGCLEVMVTSGIVKAILNPDLSKLNISIPMEGELIHTHKD comes from the coding sequence ATGAGCCATTACGACGTTGTGATTGTGGGCGGCGGCCCTGCTGGTACTACTACTGGAACTTTGCTCAAGAAATACAATCCAAATCTGAGCGTGCTAATCCTAGAGAAAGAAAAGTTCCCTCGCGATCACGTTGGGGAAAGCCAATTACCTCAAATTAGCGATGTGCTTCAAGAAATGGGATGCTGGGATAAAGTAGAAGCAGCCGACTTCCCGATTAAAATCGGTGCTACCTATCGCTGGGGAACAGATCCGCACCCTTGGGATTTTAATTTTATTCAGCCCGAAAAGTTTAAAGATGATCCGCGTCCTGCTAAATTTGAGGGACAGAGACGGCAAACTGCTTTCCAAGTTGATCGAGCAAAATACGATGAAATTTTGCTGCGACACGCCGAAGAAATGGGATGTGTGGTTAGAGAAGAAACGGCGGTTGTTAAAGTAGATACAGATGCCGATCGCATTACCGCGCTACATTTGCGATCGCAGGAACAAATAACCGCCAGTTACTACATCGACGCTTCCGGCCACATCGGGGTATTGCGGCGAGTTTTGGGAGTCGAAACACACTGCCCGACACGACTACAAAACATCGCTATTTGGGACTACTGGACAAACGCTGAATGGGCCGATTTTATCGGCGTTGGTGGCACCCGCGTCCAGGTAATGAGCTTAAGTCACGGGTGGATTTGGTTTATTCCCTTGAGCCCAACTCGCACCAGCATCGGCTTCATTTGCCCTGCGGAACATTACAAGGAGATGAAAAAGCGACCAGAGGAGATATATGCCGAAGCGCTCAACAGCGAACCTCGCATCAGCAAATTAATCGCTAATGCTACCAGCACAGGCAAAATTGAAACTACAAAAGATTGGTCATTTTTGTCCGATAAAACAGTAGGAGAAAACTGGTTTTTAGTGGGTGAAGCTGCTGGTTTTGCTGACCCTATTTTAGCTGCGGGTATGACTTTAGCTCACACTGGCGCGCGGGAATTGGCTTACACGATTGTGGCATTAGAGGAGAATAAACACGAGGCTAATTGGCTAAAAACTCAGTATGATGAGAATCAGCGACGGCGAGTTAAACAGCACATTCGATTCGCCGATTACTGGTACGCTGCTAACGGTCAATTCACTGATTTACAAGAGCATTCAAGGGAAATTGCGCGGGATTCGGGCTTGAATTTGAGTCCAGAAAAAGCTTTTCAGTGGTTAGCTCAAGGCGGATTTACTAATGATATTTTGGGTCAAGCTGTAATTGCTGGATTTGATTTGGGTTCGATGAAACAGGTGATGCAGCGCTTTTCGCAGGAGGAGGTTCCTTGGCTACTTTCTGCCTACAATGTGTTTCAGTTAGATATACTGGATGCGGAGGTTGAGTTTGTAGCGGTTTATAATGCTGGTCAAATTAGTAGTATCAAGTGTTATGTGAAGAATGGTCAGCGCTTGCCTGTTACAGGATTATATGGTTTGCTGATTGATATTTTGGGCCGTACTGAGTACATCGAGCAAATTTATCGGCAGTTGGTGTTAGTGTTTAAGGAGCGCTTTTCTGTGCAACACGCTCGTGTAGCACTTCATCAAGCCCTTGGTTGTTTGGAGGTGATGGTGACTTCTGGTATTGTCAAGGCGATATTGAACCCGGATTTGTCTAAGTTGAATATTTCGATACCTATGGAAGGTGAGTTAATTCACACTCACAAGGATTAA